In Thermomicrobiales bacterium, one genomic interval encodes:
- a CDS encoding creatininase family protein, translating into MGNHRKGSSTAARKAGHPPPGHAGEFETSVVMHLRPDLPPVDPHPKSCGIEALPPRVIGWRLERNDWWQAIDGYTDSPAAATAESGARFVEIVVDGLAQVMREFLAS; encoded by the coding sequence ATTGGCAACCATCGCAAGGGAAGCTCGACGGCGGCGAGGAAGGCAGGGCATCCGCCGCCTGGTCACGCGGGAGAGTTCGAAACCTCGGTCGTCATGCACCTGCGGCCGGATTTGCCGCCGGTCGATCCCCACCCGAAAAGTTGCGGAATCGAAGCGCTTCCGCCGCGTGTGATCGGCTGGCGGCTGGAACGCAACGACTGGTGGCAGGCAATCGACGGCTATACCGATAGCCCCGCCGCTGCGACCGCCGAATCCGGCGCACGCTTCGTGGAGATCGTGGTCGATGGCCTGGCCCAGGTGATGCGGGAATTCCTGGCGAGCTGA
- a CDS encoding neutral/alkaline non-lysosomal ceramidase N-terminal domain-containing protein yields the protein MGSFQAGVGRVDITPPLSAPHASWGAQVHVFAEDVDLPLTCTVLVVDDGTNRAAWVDFDLIILSTPETQKVQQRVADETGIPPEMVRVSVTHNHAGPPPSSWDWAKAGIDAMKAYYALLPDYAAGAARLAVEKLEPARVGVARGESHVAVNRRETAPDGRTVTGTNPDGPIDPEVFVMRIDALDGSPIVAAVGYTMHPTTLGPSNKRLSADWPGYLKETVELVTGAPTMFAQGATGDIGPGPDGFTDDIAVIQRLGKSVGASAIVAYEEILLPKRAYRHEKVWESGAPLGKWTYDAEEGPDPIVRGSTTIVKLPLIELMPFDMAEERVTQAQEALDSLKAAGADPKEIEAATFVVKRANMAFRHVQAFAGKTEADVEINILQIGPAVFVGTEGEPFQDIGKEIKRRSPFPFTWFGGYVGGWAGYIPMPADYPAKGYEVDTSPFTPEAAGILTEAAVKLLIELAASES from the coding sequence ATGGGATCGTTTCAGGCAGGTGTCGGACGGGTCGATATCACACCGCCGCTGTCGGCGCCGCATGCCAGCTGGGGCGCGCAGGTGCATGTCTTCGCTGAGGATGTCGATCTCCCGCTGACCTGCACGGTGCTGGTCGTCGATGACGGAACCAACCGCGCGGCCTGGGTCGATTTCGATCTCATCATTCTCTCGACCCCTGAAACTCAGAAGGTGCAGCAACGAGTTGCTGACGAAACCGGAATTCCCCCGGAAATGGTGCGCGTGAGCGTGACGCACAACCATGCCGGTCCGCCGCCCAGCAGCTGGGACTGGGCGAAAGCGGGCATCGACGCGATGAAGGCGTACTACGCGCTCCTGCCCGACTACGCGGCCGGCGCGGCCCGATTGGCGGTCGAGAAGCTGGAACCCGCACGGGTCGGCGTTGCCCGGGGTGAGAGCCATGTGGCAGTCAACCGGCGGGAAACCGCGCCGGATGGCCGTACTGTCACCGGCACGAATCCAGACGGCCCGATCGATCCCGAGGTCTTCGTCATGCGCATCGATGCGCTTGACGGATCACCCATTGTGGCGGCGGTCGGCTACACCATGCATCCAACCACGCTCGGTCCGAGCAACAAGCGGCTCTCCGCCGACTGGCCAGGGTATCTCAAGGAAACCGTCGAACTGGTCACCGGCGCGCCGACCATGTTCGCCCAGGGCGCGACCGGCGATATCGGCCCCGGCCCGGATGGGTTCACGGACGACATCGCGGTGATTCAACGGCTCGGCAAGAGTGTTGGCGCGTCGGCGATTGTGGCGTACGAGGAGATCCTCCTCCCAAAGCGCGCCTATCGGCATGAGAAGGTCTGGGAGTCGGGCGCGCCGCTTGGCAAGTGGACCTACGACGCCGAGGAGGGCCCCGATCCGATCGTGCGCGGCTCGACGACCATCGTCAAGTTGCCGTTGATCGAGCTGATGCCCTTCGACATGGCGGAAGAGCGCGTGACCCAGGCGCAAGAAGCGCTCGATTCGCTCAAGGCCGCCGGAGCGGACCCGAAAGAAATCGAAGCCGCCACCTTCGTGGTGAAACGGGCCAACATGGCGTTCCGGCATGTGCAAGCCTTCGCAGGCAAGACGGAAGCCGACGTGGAGATCAACATTCTGCAGATCGGACCGGCGGTCTTCGTCGGTACCGAGGGCGAGCCCTTCCAGGACATCGGCAAGGAGATCAAGCGCCGTTCGCCCTTCCCCTTTACCTGGTTCGGCGGCTATGTCGGTGGCTGGGCGGGGTATATCCCCATGCCGGCGGACTATCCAGCCAAGGGGTATGAGGTCGATACCTCGCCGTTCACCCCGGAAGCGGCTGGCATTCTGACCGAAGCCGCGGTCAAGCTGCTGATCGAATTGGCCGCATCAGAGTCCTGA
- a CDS encoding creatininase family protein encodes MAAGPEMDVVDSGYVRGEYRYDKLTWPEINEAIAQKKVVILPVAAVEQHGHHLPLDVDVLQVESICREAGRRAPESMLVMPPVQYGYCHHVLDFPGTISIQPTTFVNYLLDITRSLAWHGFERIIVINGHGSNHPLVEQVGRQTILQTDALCAFLSWWQLGASYWNSELRESGPGGSAHACELETSMYLHLDEAGVRKDRIRGTVHEDVLEIPGADKWQWVDLTMGSGPAGIVGWTSQMSETGSIGAPELGSAEKGEKLFEHVVTELIDLVQWLQSRPVRPRRDHHANERTEPMPFGF; translated from the coding sequence ATGGCTGCTGGGCCGGAAATGGACGTGGTCGATTCCGGGTATGTGCGGGGCGAATATCGCTACGACAAGCTGACCTGGCCTGAGATCAATGAGGCGATCGCCCAGAAGAAGGTCGTCATCCTGCCGGTTGCCGCGGTCGAGCAGCATGGACACCACCTGCCGCTCGATGTCGATGTCTTGCAGGTCGAGTCGATCTGCCGCGAAGCGGGTCGCCGCGCTCCGGAATCGATGCTGGTCATGCCTCCAGTGCAATACGGCTACTGCCATCATGTGCTCGACTTTCCCGGCACCATCAGCATCCAGCCGACGACATTCGTGAACTACCTCCTCGATATCACACGCTCATTGGCCTGGCACGGGTTCGAGCGCATCATTGTCATCAACGGCCATGGCTCGAATCATCCGTTGGTGGAGCAGGTTGGCCGGCAAACTATCCTGCAGACCGATGCGCTCTGCGCGTTTCTTTCCTGGTGGCAGCTCGGCGCAAGCTACTGGAACAGCGAATTGCGCGAATCGGGTCCCGGTGGCTCGGCGCACGCCTGCGAGCTGGAAACCTCGATGTATCTGCATCTCGACGAGGCCGGTGTCCGCAAAGACCGCATCCGCGGCACGGTGCACGAGGACGTGCTGGAAATCCCCGGCGCGGACAAATGGCAGTGGGTCGACCTGACCATGGGCAGCGGTCCGGCTGGCATCGTGGGCTGGACCTCGCAGATGTCGGAAACGGGCTCCATCGGCGCCCCCGAGCTCGGTTCGGCGGAGAAAGGCGAGAAGCTCTTCGAGCATGTGGTCACTGAGCTGATCGACCTGGTCCAGTGGTTGCAGAGCAGACCGGTGCGCCCACGCCGCGACCATCACGCCAATGAGCGAACCGAGCCCATGCCGTTCGGTTTCTAG
- a CDS encoding ABC transporter permease, protein MSVVTTTPDVITEGRVARATTPWWKFPKRYRNPIGIVGAIIVLTTILIAIFAPLIAPYDPAAQGSIRLLPPSREHLMGTDELGRDTFSRIVYGARVSLQVGIISVVIALAIGGFLGLLSGYFGGRTDTWTMRVVDIMFAFPGIVLAIVIAGLLGPSRRNAMIAIGIIYAPAFARVVRGTVLSVKGEAYIEAARVLGSSNWRMVRQHVVPNIMAPMIVLTTVYLSSAILSEAALSFLGLGTQPPEPTWGGMLNIARTYMEISPWMAIFPGLAIAILVLGFNFLGDGLRDILDPRLRER, encoded by the coding sequence ATGAGCGTCGTCACTACTACGCCCGATGTCATCACCGAAGGGCGCGTGGCGCGCGCGACCACCCCATGGTGGAAGTTTCCCAAGCGCTATCGCAACCCGATCGGCATCGTTGGCGCCATCATCGTGTTGACCACGATTCTGATCGCGATCTTCGCGCCGCTCATCGCGCCCTATGACCCCGCGGCGCAAGGCTCGATCCGCCTGCTCCCGCCCAGCCGGGAACATCTGATGGGCACCGACGAGCTTGGCCGCGATACGTTCTCCCGCATCGTCTACGGCGCGCGCGTCTCGCTGCAGGTCGGCATCATCTCGGTGGTCATCGCGTTGGCGATCGGCGGCTTTCTCGGGTTGCTTTCCGGGTACTTCGGCGGCCGCACCGACACCTGGACGATGCGCGTCGTCGATATCATGTTTGCCTTCCCAGGCATCGTGTTGGCCATCGTGATCGCCGGTTTGCTCGGCCCCAGCCGGCGCAACGCCATGATCGCCATTGGCATCATCTATGCCCCGGCCTTTGCGCGCGTCGTGCGCGGGACCGTGCTCTCCGTCAAAGGCGAGGCGTATATCGAAGCCGCCCGGGTGCTCGGTTCGAGCAACTGGCGCATGGTGCGGCAACATGTCGTGCCGAACATCATGGCCCCCATGATCGTGCTCACCACCGTCTACCTTTCCAGCGCGATCCTCTCCGAGGCGGCGCTCAGCTTCCTCGGGCTTGGCACGCAACCCCCGGAACCCACCTGGGGCGGCATGCTCAACATCGCGCGCACCTACATGGAAATCTCCCCCTGGATGGCGATCTTCCCGGGATTGGCGATCGCCATTCTGGTGCTTGGTTTCAACTTCCTGGGTGACGGTTTGCGCGACATTCTCGATCCGCGTCTGCGGGAGCGATAG
- a CDS encoding ABC transporter permease, whose protein sequence is MSKYILQRLALLVPTLIGMSLLIFAMLRLLPGDIVDILAGTDGTASSAAKEKLRESMGLNDPIPVQYIKWMGNLLQGDPGTSMRSGKPVGEILAAALPITIELAILALIISTVVSIPLGVISAVKRDTAFDFGARVAGLVGLSLPNFWVATLMLLFTSKVFGWTPSIRFIPFTSDPIGNLQQMILPAIALAVPLMAITMRMTRTTMLEVLGQDYVRTAKAKGLAPQPVLYRHALKNALIPVITVIGFQLGGLMGSAAVVEVVFGLNGVGNTLLQGIFNRDYPLVQAATLYLAVAFVSINLIVDVLYAWLDPRIKLG, encoded by the coding sequence TTGTCGAAGTACATCCTGCAGCGCCTGGCGCTGCTCGTTCCCACGCTGATCGGTATGAGCCTGCTCATCTTCGCGATGTTGCGGCTGCTGCCAGGCGACATAGTCGACATTCTGGCCGGCACCGATGGCACGGCCTCGTCCGCGGCGAAAGAAAAGCTGCGTGAATCGATGGGGTTGAACGACCCCATCCCGGTGCAATACATCAAGTGGATGGGCAACCTGCTGCAGGGCGACCCGGGCACGTCCATGCGTTCGGGCAAGCCAGTTGGCGAGATTCTGGCCGCGGCGCTGCCCATCACCATCGAACTCGCCATCCTGGCGCTGATCATTTCGACCGTTGTCTCCATTCCGCTTGGGGTGATTTCGGCTGTCAAGCGGGACACCGCCTTCGATTTCGGCGCGCGTGTCGCCGGGCTCGTCGGGCTCTCGCTGCCCAACTTCTGGGTCGCCACCCTGATGCTCCTCTTCACCTCGAAAGTCTTCGGTTGGACCCCCTCGATCCGCTTCATCCCCTTCACGAGCGATCCAATCGGTAACCTGCAGCAGATGATTCTTCCGGCCATTGCGCTGGCGGTCCCTTTGATGGCGATCACCATGCGCATGACGCGCACTACCATGCTCGAAGTGCTCGGGCAGGACTATGTGCGCACCGCCAAGGCCAAAGGCCTGGCGCCCCAGCCCGTGCTCTACCGCCATGCGCTCAAGAATGCGCTCATCCCGGTCATCACCGTCATCGGCTTCCAGCTTGGCGGTCTGATGGGCTCGGCCGCGGTGGTCGAGGTCGTGTTCGGACTGAATGGCGTTGGCAATACCCTCTTGCAGGGCATCTTCAATCGCGACTATCCGCTCGTGCAGGCGGCCACGCTCTATCTGGCGGTCGCGTTCGTCAGCATCAACCTTATCGTCGACGTGCTCTACGCATGGCTCGACCCACGGATCAAACTCGGATGA
- a CDS encoding ABC transporter substrate-binding protein, which produces MTENDNDLRFLIDLARGRFSRRDMLKASGALGAGAALGGGLTIRQLADVSAQDAEPAGEVIWALDAPPPNLLPFGAISLAHWQGREFFYDTLVMWDQDLNFVPGLAETWEVDADNSYIFNLRKGVLFHNGKEMTAADVKYSMDLAVTPPEPGVAVSYLANITGTEIVDDYTVKVTMSKLDPTLPGTMAWGGYTPIVPENFYDDYNPLSEAIGTGPMKLVEYVQDDVVVMEANPDYWNAGIPCISKLTLKTLTEEQTRVAALRSGEIDGGTFSADVVITLEGDDTITILEGAVSTPNVIQFQTAEADVPWRDTRVRQAINKVVDRELIRQNVFGGSAAITGAIPPGYGEYPLTPERLAELYANDVEAAKALMEEAGYADGFEVELQAIAAPRSYTQNAEIVAEAVKQLNINVSVVPLEIGTFADNIGTGAYQWGATGRGMRGDPSGYVIDFRQGTTQNVVWFGDGYNNEEFNTLYDQALAETDTAARVPMYQRLQEIIAEDAAHLYLVQPFKFQAVNNRLTGMYVFFGNTNPGLRTVCVADAE; this is translated from the coding sequence ATGACCGAAAACGATAACGACCTCCGGTTTTTGATCGACCTTGCCCGTGGCCGGTTCTCCCGGCGCGACATGCTGAAGGCAAGCGGCGCTCTTGGCGCTGGCGCTGCGCTCGGCGGCGGGCTTACGATCCGGCAGTTGGCCGATGTCTCGGCACAAGATGCCGAACCGGCCGGCGAGGTCATCTGGGCGCTCGATGCCCCTCCGCCCAACCTGCTGCCATTCGGCGCCATCTCCCTGGCGCACTGGCAGGGCCGCGAATTCTTCTACGACACCCTCGTGATGTGGGACCAGGATCTCAACTTCGTCCCGGGACTTGCCGAGACGTGGGAGGTCGATGCGGACAACAGCTACATCTTCAATCTCCGCAAGGGCGTTCTCTTCCACAACGGTAAAGAGATGACCGCGGCCGACGTGAAGTACTCGATGGACCTGGCGGTTACCCCGCCGGAGCCAGGCGTTGCCGTTTCCTACCTCGCCAACATCACCGGCACCGAGATCGTCGACGACTACACCGTCAAGGTGACGATGTCGAAGCTCGATCCCACCCTGCCGGGCACGATGGCCTGGGGCGGCTACACCCCGATCGTTCCCGAGAACTTCTACGACGACTACAACCCGCTCAGCGAGGCGATTGGCACCGGCCCGATGAAGCTGGTCGAGTATGTCCAGGACGACGTGGTCGTCATGGAAGCCAATCCGGACTACTGGAACGCCGGGATTCCCTGCATCTCCAAGCTGACCCTCAAGACGCTGACCGAAGAGCAGACCCGCGTCGCGGCGCTGCGCTCTGGCGAGATCGACGGAGGCACCTTCTCGGCGGACGTGGTCATCACGCTCGAGGGCGATGACACCATCACCATCCTCGAGGGCGCGGTTTCGACGCCGAACGTCATCCAGTTCCAGACCGCTGAGGCCGACGTGCCATGGCGCGACACCCGGGTGCGCCAGGCGATCAACAAGGTCGTCGACCGTGAATTGATCCGGCAGAACGTCTTTGGCGGCAGCGCGGCGATCACCGGCGCGATTCCTCCCGGCTACGGCGAATACCCGCTCACGCCGGAGCGGCTGGCCGAGCTCTATGCCAACGACGTCGAGGCTGCCAAGGCGCTCATGGAAGAGGCCGGCTACGCCGACGGTTTCGAGGTCGAGCTGCAGGCGATCGCGGCGCCGCGTTCCTACACGCAGAACGCCGAGATCGTGGCCGAGGCGGTCAAGCAGCTCAACATCAACGTTAGCGTCGTTCCGCTGGAAATTGGCACCTTCGCCGACAACATCGGCACCGGCGCCTACCAGTGGGGAGCCACCGGCCGCGGTATGCGCGGTGACCCGTCGGGCTATGTCATCGACTTCCGCCAGGGAACCACGCAGAACGTGGTCTGGTTCGGTGATGGCTACAACAACGAGGAGTTCAATACCCTCTACGATCAGGCGCTTGCCGAGACCGACACGGCCGCCCGCGTGCCGATGTACCAACGCTTGCAGGAGATCATTGCCGAAGATGCGGCGCATCTCTACTTGGTGCAGCCGTTCAAGTTCCAGGCGGTCAACAACCGGCTCACCGGCATGTATGTGTTCTTCGGAAACACGAACCCGGGTCTGCGCACGGTTTGCGTGGCCGACGCGGAGTAG
- a CDS encoding ABC transporter substrate-binding protein: MADQDNDLRFLIDLARGRFSRRDALKASGALAAGAALGGGLTIRQLADVSAQSPEAGAAPSGEVVWALDSPPPNLIPFGAVSQPAWNGREFFYDSLLEWDRDLNPMPALAESWETDESGSHIFHLRKGVKFHNGKEMTAADVKYSVEMAIAPPEPGVAIGILANITGADIVDDYTVKINTATVDPTLLGNLAWGRYTAIVPENFYDDYNALSEAVGTGPMKLVEYVQDDVVVMEAFPDFWGDGIPCIAKLTLKTLSEEQTRVAALRSGEIDGGSFSADVAMTLEGDDSVTILEGLVSTPNVIQFQTAEADVPWRDTRVRQAINKVVDRELIRQNVFGGKAEITGAIPPGYGEYPLTPEKLAELYANDVEAAKALMEEAGYADGFEVELQAIAAPRSYTQNAEIVAEAVKQLNIDAKVVPLEIGTFADNIGTGAYQWGATGRGMRGDPSGYVIDFRQGTTQNVTWFGDGWNNDEFNELYDQALAELDQAARVPMYQRMQEIIAEDAAHLYLVQPYKFQVVNSRLTGMYVTFTDTNRGLRTACVSDAE; encoded by the coding sequence ATGGCCGACCAAGACAACGACCTGAGGTTTCTGATCGATCTCGCCCGTGGACGGTTCTCCCGCCGCGATGCGCTCAAGGCCAGCGGCGCGCTTGCTGCCGGCGCTGCTCTCGGAGGCGGCCTGACCATTCGCCAACTCGCCGATGTTTCCGCGCAGTCGCCAGAAGCCGGCGCCGCTCCGTCCGGAGAGGTCGTTTGGGCGCTCGACTCTCCGCCGCCCAACCTGATTCCCTTTGGCGCTGTCTCGCAGCCGGCCTGGAATGGGAGAGAGTTCTTTTATGACTCGCTCCTGGAGTGGGATCGGGATCTCAACCCAATGCCGGCACTGGCCGAATCGTGGGAGACCGACGAATCGGGTAGTCACATCTTTCACCTCCGCAAGGGTGTGAAGTTCCACAACGGCAAAGAGATGACTGCCGCCGATGTGAAGTACTCCGTCGAGATGGCGATCGCGCCGCCCGAGCCAGGTGTGGCGATCGGGATTCTTGCGAATATCACCGGCGCCGACATCGTGGACGACTACACGGTCAAGATCAACACGGCGACGGTCGATCCCACCCTGCTGGGAAACCTGGCCTGGGGTAGATACACGGCGATCGTTCCGGAGAACTTCTACGACGACTACAACGCGCTCAGCGAGGCGGTCGGCACCGGCCCGATGAAGCTGGTCGAGTACGTCCAGGATGACGTCGTCGTGATGGAAGCGTTTCCCGATTTCTGGGGAGACGGGATTCCCTGCATCGCCAAGCTGACTCTCAAGACGCTCAGCGAAGAACAGACCCGCGTGGCGGCGCTCCGTTCCGGCGAAATCGACGGCGGCTCGTTCAGCGCCGACGTGGCTATGACACTGGAGGGCGACGATAGCGTTACGATCCTGGAGGGTCTCGTCTCCACGCCAAACGTGATCCAGTTCCAGACCGCTGAGGCCGACGTGCCATGGCGTGATACGCGTGTGCGCCAGGCGATCAACAAAGTGGTCGACCGCGAGCTGATTCGCCAGAATGTGTTCGGTGGGAAGGCCGAGATTACCGGCGCGATTCCGCCCGGCTACGGCGAATACCCGCTCACGCCCGAGAAGCTTGCCGAGCTCTATGCCAACGATGTCGAGGCCGCCAAGGCGCTCATGGAAGAGGCCGGCTACGCCGACGGTTTCGAGGTCGAGCTGCAGGCGATCGCGGCGCCGCGTTCCTACACGCAGAACGCCGAGATCGTGGCCGAGGCGGTCAAGCAGCTCAATATCGACGCCAAGGTGGTTCCGCTGGAAATTGGCACCTTTGCCGACAACATCGGCACTGGCGCCTACCAGTGGGGAGCCACCGGCCGCGGAATGCGCGGCGACCCGTCGGGCTACGTCATCGATTTCCGCCAGGGCACCACACAGAACGTGACCTGGTTCGGCGATGGCTGGAACAATGACGAGTTCAACGAACTCTACGATCAGGCGCTGGCCGAACTCGATCAGGCGGCACGCGTGCCGATGTACCAGCGCATGCAGGAGATCATTGCCGAAGATGCGGCGCATCTCTATTTGGTGCAGCCATACAAGTTCCAGGTGGTCAACAGCAGATTGACTGGAATGTATGTCACCTTCACCGACACCAATCGGGGCCTGCGCACGGCGTGCGTCTCCGACGCCGAATAG